The DNA window TATGTTTAGATTTTGGCAGTGTCAATAATATTATTCAGGAAAATACGTTAGTCCGAAATGGTTTTCGGTCACGTCAGACAGATGACAGTTTAAAACAAGACTTTGTCTGGTCATTTGGAAAATTAGCGGATGGTTCTTCTGTATCGAAGTTACCTGCTATTTCATTAGACAATGCCGCGCAAAATTTAGTGATATGGAATAATATTCGGGAAAGCGCAGGAGATGGCATTAAAATAGTGCGGACAGGCATACGTAATTTAATTCTATTCAATACCTTGATGAATAATAATCAGGGGCAAAATAGTCGTTTTCACTTTTTTGGTATCTTACTTGGCAATGCCAGTGCAGAACCTGAAATTGCTAAACAAGCCATTGCAAATCCCGTCTTAGATTTTATACCTGCCATTGAAAATATTGTGGCTGGGAATGTGATTGATGGCAATCATTATTCAGGCATTTTGTTAGACAGTGCCAGCGCATTTAATGATATTTATGACAATATGATTCGCCATTATCAAAACCAACCCTTAGAAAATGCCAGCACAGCGACGAATAGTATTGTCGGCAATAGTTGGCAAGTTGAAAATGCGCCTACGGGTTGGCGTGCGTGGTTTCATTAGTGAAAAGTTGGGATTGTGTTATGATGTTAAGTAAAATAAATAGATTTACTGAAATCATTAACTTATATTTTATAGTAAGTAACGACCATATTGAAGTAAGACCATCATTCTCATGAAAGGGGATTCGTGGATATGAGGCAAATCTTTGGGAATTTTATAGAAAACCAAAGCAGTGAAGAGTATTTGATTCTTGGATTTTCACCAAGTTCAATACCATTAAAACAGCGTTGGCGAAATAATGGGTTATCTGCGGATTTTTTAGCAGATTATTTAACAACATTTTTTCCTATTAGTGATGAAGATCCAACGACATTAGAGCGACAAACTGATATTCGTGGGGCGGTTGGTTACATTGCTAACGAGTTATTAGAAAATGCTATGAAGTTTAATAATGACAGTACCAATCATCCGATTAGTATTAAATTACAACTACATAGTGAGCGTATTCTGTTTTATGTAACGAATAGTATTCACCCTGAAGCACAAGAAGCTTTTCAACGTTATATTCAAGAAATGCTGACTACTGACCCTCAAGAGTTGTATATCTCTCGCTTAGAGAAAAATGCAGAAAGCGATACAGATGCATCAGGATTAGGTTTATTAACCATGATGAATGATTATGGGGCGACCTTAGGCTGGAAATTTGAGACAACTGATGATAAGCCAAAAATTGTTACGGTAACAACGATGGCTGAGTTGGTGGTCTGAACAACGTGTTTGAGGAGTTTACAGAATTTATGGATATTAAAACTGGCGATTATAGCGTTGAGTATGACAGTGCTAATTCAACAATTACCTGTCAGGGTTCTTTCCGCTTGAGTGGGATGGAAGAATACGCACCTGTTGTACAGTTATTAGATGCAGTCGCAGAACAGAATCCGCCTAGCATTACCTTAAATTTAAGACATTTAGAGTTTTTAAATAGCTCAGGTATTAATGTCTTGTCTAAATTTATGATTAAAATGCGCCAAAAACCAGAAATACAGGTCATTTTATTAGGATCGAAAAAAATTCCATGGCAGGGTAAATCATTAAAAAATTTACAACGCTTAATGCCTAGCCTGTTGATGGAATGGGAATAATGCAACATATCAATCGCGTCATATGTGCTTTATCGTGATTCACCAATTTGACATCGGGTGAGTTGATAGATATGTCAACAACAATAGACGAATGGACCAGAGAAGACTTGTTAGCAGAAGTACAGCGTTTGCGTGATAGCATTGCTGATTTGCTGATGCAAAAAGTCGATTTAGAAATTCTATTAGAAACCACGACTGAACATGCTGATGCTATCGAAAATGAGTTATTAGCAGCACGGGAAGTTGCGGAAGAAGCCACGCGGGCAAAATCTGAATTTCTTGCCAATATGAGCCATGAAATTCGTACGCCTTTAAATGCCGTGATTGGCATGGCGGCGATTTTACAAGATACGCCGCTGAGTGCCGAACAATTAGACTATCTCAGTACCATTCGTACCAGTGGCGAAACGCTCCTTACTCTTATCAACGATATTTTAGATTTTTCTAAAATTGAAGCGGGACGCTTAGAACTGGAATATCGTTCTTTAGATTTGCGCCTTTGTGTAGAAAATACCTTAGGGTTAGTCACCAGTGTTGCCGTTGCGAAAAATTTAAATCTTGTTTACGAGATGAGTGATGATGTCCATCCTGTTGTGATTGGTGATGTGACTCGGATTCGGCAAATATTGCTGAATATGGTCAGTAATGCGGTTAAATTTACTGAAAAAGGCGAGGTAAAAGTCATTGTGGATAAAACGCCTCCGAGCTTTCCCCCTTACTTTCCACACACAACTATCGTCAGCAAAATTACTGATGAAAGTCTATCTCCACCTGAAACGATTCACTTTGCCATTAAAGATTCTGGTATTGGTATTCCTGAATCGCGCTTACATCGTTTATTTCAACCGTTTACCCAAATCGATAGTTCTACAACCCGCAAGCATGGCGGTACAGGATTAGGATTAACTATTAGTAAAAGTTTAAGCCTACTAATGGGGGGAAATGTATGGGTAGAGAGTCAGGAAAATGTGGGTTCTACATTTCATTTTACCTTGCAAGTCCAACCTGCACGTGAAAATCCCTACCCCTATTTAACGACGACTCAACCTGCTTTAATGGGAAAAACCTTAGTTATTTGCAGTCAATATCCTAGCAATTGTTCAGTCATTCGTAAGCAAGCCCATGCATGGGGCATGGAAACCATTGAAATTACTGAAAGTAAACAATTTAATGAGTTGTTGAAAAATAAGACGGAATGGCACGCGGTTGTCTTAGATGTTCATCTCCCAAATGAAGATGAAATTTCACGGTTATTAAAACTCAGCCATATTTATCAACGCTCTGCTTTCCCCATTATCGTATTAGCAACGGCTTATTTACCCAGTAAAGAAGGTCAAAGCTATAGCACATTAACCAAGCCATTAAAGCCCGCACGTTTATACTCGCTACTGTTACAAGCCTTGTTGCCTAAAGAAGACAATACCGTTATTACCATCCATCAGTCGACTAAAACAGTACCAATACCGCAAGTTGTTCAATCATTTTCGCATTTACGCACATTGTTAGCAGAAGATAATATTACCAATCAAAAAGTAGCGACATTAATGTTGAAAAAATTGGGATGTGAGGTCGATATTGCCAATAATGGCATAGAAGTGCTGACTTATTTGAAAAAACAACATTATGATGTCGTCTTTATGGATGTGCAAATGCCTGAAATGGATGGATTAACCGCAACTAAGCATATTGTGAGTACCTTTTCAGAAGCTGAACGTCCTTGGATTATCGCCATGACAGCAAACGCAATGCAAGGCGACCGTGAAATGTGTATTGCTGTGGGGATGAATGACTATATCAGTAAGCCCATTCGTAAAGAAACCCTAGAAGCTGTTTTACAGAACGTTCCCAAACGGAAATAGTATTCTAAATTCTTATGCAACGAGCAATTTCAGAATGAACGACTCAACAGCAAAAAATGCTACTGCTTTACGTATCTTATTGGTGGAAGATAATCCAACCAATCAAAAAGTAGCTTTATTATTGTTGAAAAAACTCGGATACGATGCGGACGTTGTCAATAATGGACTAGAAGCATTAGAAACCTTACGCCACCACTTTTATAATGTGGTTTTAATGGATATTCAAATGCCCGAAATGGATGGATTAACTGCAACTCGCCATATTCGCATGGAGTTTTCTCCACCCCACTCACCGTGGATTATTGCCATGACTGCAAACGCAATGAAGGGCGATAAAGAAGCCTGTTTAAATGCAGGAATGGACGATTATATTGCAAAACCTGTTCGTAAAGAGTTATTAGTTCAAGCCTTAGAACTGGCAATACAACGTTGTCCTCGTTCTGAATAAATACTTTGTGAACTATGGTGTAACCGTTGCTCGCCCACTCATCACCCAGCGACTTGCAAGCACATTATTAGAAATCCAAATTAATCGATCATCAAACCCAGCCTCAGGGTTTTGTTCATCTTGGGTATAATGCGCGTTTGTGCCACCAACGACATTAGTCTTATCTGCGATACCATTTTTACCCACAGAAAAAACAACCGCAACAATCGTATTATTATCGCCTGCTATCTTATTATTCACCACATTATAAATGGTTAAGTTACTAGAACCGATAAAGTTTTGACTCACAATCGTAGTTTCATCCGTGGTAAAAACTTTATCCACGCGATACCGCAAGGTATTCCCCCAGCCATCATAACGCCCAACGCCTAAATCAGACCAAGGGATAAATCCCTCTTGTGTCTCACTCGCACTACACAAACTCGCATCTGCAATACCATTTTCATCATTAGCAGGGCAAGGGAAATGTCCATTTAAAACAGCGTAACCTAATAAGCCCTCTTTCGCTTCTTCTAAAACGGCTTGTGTATTCTGCAAATATTGCTGATTCATGCGCTGACCTAAAGGGACTAAAACCCCCCCCGTTAAAAGTGCGACGATAAATAAGACGATTGCTAATTCTAATAGGGTGAATCCTGAATGATTACATCTAGTTATTTGTATATATTTTTGCTTGGGTAACATGATATGCCAATGTATTTTTAGAAATCCAAACCACGATATCGTCAAATGTTTCTGTCATTGCATCCGCAACATAGTCATTATTGCTTCCACCATTACGACAGACGCTATCGCTATTCGTTATCCCATCAGAATCATTAGATTGTGGTAAAACGATAGTAGAAGTTGGGTCAGGTCTGCCATTGCGTCCGCAAGAAAAAATCAAGGCTAAAACATCTGTATCTGTGGTATTTGTCACTTGTTGCCCGCTGACTGTTCGAATCACAATATCGCTTGCAGAACCCCAGTTCATTCCTGTTGTTTGTACATAAGGATTGCGTGTGCGAAAACGAAAAGGACGACCCCACGCATCTTTATCAACCGTTCCTAATTGTGCATAAGGTAAATAGCCTTCTAACGCAACACAATTGCCACTGACTTGGCGATTTTCGACCCCATCAGGCGGATAATCTGAGTCTGAACAGGGAAAATAACCATTTAGTAATACATAACCGATTAATGCTAATTGAATTTGCTCTAACTGCGTGCGTGTTTCATTTCGATATTGCTGTTCTACTTGCATGGCTAAGGGCATCAAAATACTTGATAACAATAACGCTAACGCTAACACAAAAATGGCGAGTTCCAATAAAGTAAAACCGCGTATTTTTTGTTTTAGTGTATGCAAGGTTAAGATACGATTTATCATAGTGCGTATAATCCGTTAGCTTTTTAATTAAGCATAGCCAGCATTCGCACGAATGGGATAAAAAGCAGGATAGCTTTTTGATTTTAAGACAAGAGACGCAAAACAGCGCGTCTCTTTAAAGTGTTGTGTGAGATGAAACAGTGACATCTTCACAATAAATGATGTGCTTACCCTAAATGGGTGCGAGCAATATTGGTTAAATAAGTTCTAAAGGCTTCATGTAAATTCGGATGTTTTAACGCATATTCAACGGTTGCCATTAAATAGCCTAATTTACTACCACAGTCATAACGAGTGCCTTGGAATTGATAAGCAAGGGCTTTTTCTTCATTTAATAACGCGGCAATTCCATCGGTTAATTGAATTTCTCCGCCCGCGCCCCGTTTGGTGTTTTCTAAATGATGGAAAATGCGCGGATTTAAAATATAACGTCCGACGACGGCTAGATTAGAAGGGGCTTTTTCGGGGGAAGGCTTTTCTACAATGCTCACAATCCGTGATAAACCTTCATACAACGCTTCTGGGGAAATAATCCCGTATTTATTGGTTTCAGAACGGGCGACTTCTTCAACCGCAATCACGCTGCATTGCTGTTTCTCATAAATATCAACCATTTGAGATAAGCAGGGGATTTCTTTACCATCAATTAAATCGTCTGCCAAAATAACGGCAAAGGGTTCATCACCCACGACAGGTTTTGCACATAAGACGGCATGACCTAAGCCTAATGCTTCAGGTTGACGGACGTAAATACATGAAACACCAGAGGGAACAACATTTTTTGTTAAGGCTAATAAATCATATTTTCCTAAATGTTCTAACTGGTCTTCTAATTCAGAATTTTTATCGAAATGGTCTTCGATAGCCCGTTTACTGCCGCTGGTCACAAAAATTAACTGCTCAATCCCTGCCGCTACCGCTTCTTCTGCTGCATATTGAATCAAGGGTTTATCCACAATAGGCAACATTTCTTTTGGACTGGCTTTGGTCGCAGGTAAAAAGCGTGTTCCTAAACCCGCAACAGGAAATACCGCTTTACGAACAGTTTTTTTGAGTTTTGACATAAAAAATCCTTGTAGTACCTAAAAAAGGGGATAAAAAGCAGATGAACGCACTAAGGAAGGCGTTGCAAAAGCCACTGACCGATATCCGTGATTTCTTCCATACAGAGGCTATGCTCCATATTATACGTATGCCATTCAACCTTATAGTTAAGGTTTTTTAATTGGTTATAGCTAGACTCAGCCTGTTTAATGGTAATCACGCCATCAAACTGTCCGTGTCCATAAAAAATCGATGTGGTGTTATTACTCGCCTGTCTTTCTTCTTCTAATGTATGGGCTAAGGGAATATAGGTGGATAACGCCATAATGCCCGCTAATTTTTGCGGATAACGTAGCCCTGTATGCAACGCTATCGCGCCACCTTGAGAAAACCCTGCAATAACAATGCGTTCAACGGCAATACCTTGTTTGATTTGTTCTGCAATATATGTTTGTAACAACCGTTCAGAATCGCGCACCCCTTCCTCATCCTGATTAAAGGTTAAATCCATGGCGATGATGTCATACCATGCAGGCATTACCATGCCCATATTGATGGTAATTTCACGATTGGGAGCTTGTGGGAAGATAAACCGAGCATGTTTTAATAGGCTTTTGGGTAAATATGGGATGACAGGCTCAAAATCTTGGGAACTTGCCCCTAAACCATGTAGCCAAATAACGCTAGCCGTCGCTTTTTCAGCAGGTTCAATAATAATATCTCTGGGATTCATCGTCGTTTGGGAAAAGGTAATGGCGGGATAGCAAATTATACAGAGTAGGTAGAAAAAACAATAAGGGTAATTATGGGGCATCATAATGATTTTTTATTTATCAAATGGGCAGATTGGCTTTACAGTCAGGCGTATTTGTCAACTTGGCGCACCTGTTTCAAAAGCAGAACTTTGTTAGAATAATAAGCCTTTTCTCCGATTCTTCGACTATTTCTCTAAAAAACCCATGATTGTTCCTATTCCTGATTTTTCCCGCGCACGTGTCTTAGTGGTTGGCGATGTGATGCTAGACCGTTATTGGCATGGTTCAACCTCTCGTATTTCGCCTGAAGCCCCTGTGCCTGTTGTGCATGTTAAACAAGTGACTGAGCAAGCAGGTGGTGCGGGAAATGTCGCTTTAAATATTAGTGCATTAGGAGCAGAGGCGACGCTTATCGGCATGACGGGCGACGATGTGGCAGCGGATACCGTCGCGCAGTTGTTGCAACAGGCTAAAGTGATTTGTCATTTACATCGTTTAGCCCATGTGCCAACCATTACTAAGTTACGGGTTTTAAGCCGTCATCAACAATTAATCCGTTTAGATTTTGAAGAACCGTTTGAAACTGCTTCAGCGGTTTTACCACAACAGGTACAAACTGATTTAGCGCGTATTGATGTCCTTGTTTTATCTGATTATGGTAAAGGGGTTTTAACTGACCCACAAATTTTAATCCAACTCGCTCGCCAAGCAGGGAAAGCCGTTTTAGTTGACCCTAAAGGTAATGATTTTGATAAATATCGTAATGCAACGTTGATTACGCCGAATTTATCCGAATTTGAAACCATTGTCGGACATTGTCGGGATGAACAAACGTTAGTCGAGCGAGGGGAAAATTTACGCGCAGACTTGGGCTTAGAAGCGTTATTAATCACACGCAGTGAAAAAGGCATGACCTTATTACAAGCGCATGAACCTGCCTTACATTTACCTGCACAAGCCCGTGATGTGTATGATGTAACAGGGGCAGGCGATACTGTGATTGGCGTATTATCCGCTGGTTTAGCGGCTGGCTTGGCATTAACACAAGCAACCGCATTGGCAAACCATGCGGCGGGCTTAGTGGTGAGTAAATTAGGCGCGGCAACGGTGAGCGTTGCAGAATTAGAAAACGCCTTGCATTTAACACATGGTCATGCCATTCAAGATTTGCAAGGGTTAGAAAAGATTGTCAAAATTGCTCGCGCTCAAGGGGAGCGTATTGTCATGACTAATGGGTGTTTTGATATTTTGCACGCAGGGCATGTGCAATATTTGGCTCAAGCGCGTCAATTAGGCGACCGTTTAATTGTCGCTGTTAATGATGATGCATCCGTAAAACGCTTAAAAGGGGCGAGCCGTCCCATTAATAGCTTGGAAAAACGGTTAGCGGTTTTAAGCGCGTTAAAATGCGTAGATTGGGTTATTCCTTTTAGTGAAGACACACCAGAAACACTTATTTGTCAGCTTTTGCCCGATGTATTAGTTAAAGGTGGCGATTATACTGTTGCACAAATTGCAGGGAGTCGTTGTGTATTAGAACAGGGTGGAGAGGTTAAGATTCTCAGTTTTTTAGAAGGTTGCTCGACAACCGCAACGTTACAAGCCCTGCAACAATAGGCATAAAACAGGCATAAAACAGGAATAAAATTCAGTAATCATCACGCATGAGGATGAAGAATAATATGATTATCGTCACAGGTGGCGCGGGCTTTATCGGCAGTAATTTGATTAATACCCTGAATCAACGCGGTTATCAAGAAATTCTCGTTGTTGATAATTTAAAAAACGGGGAAAAATTTAAAAATTTAGTTGACTGTCAAGTCTCTGATTTTTGCGATAAAAAAAGTTTTTTAGAGCGGGTACAAAATAACGTTCATTTAGGCAATCACATCGAGGCAGTGTTTCATCTTGGCGCGTGTTCCAGTACAACGGAATGGGACGGCGAATATATGATGCAGAATAATTTCACTTATTCTAAAACCTTATTGCATTTCTGCCTTGCACAACAAATTCCTTTTATTTATGCCTCCAGTGCTTCCGTGTATGGTGGTGGCACAGTGTTTAAAGAAGAGCCTAGCTATGAGTCGCCCTTAAATGTTTACGGGTACTCTAAGTTTCTGTTTGACCACTATGTCCGCGCACGTATTAAAAATAGCCCTTCACAAATTGTAGGACTGCGTTTTTTTAATGTGTATGGTCCTAAAGAACAACATAAAGCGAGCATGGCAAGCGTTGCTTATCATTTAAACAATCAACTGCTTTCTACAGGGCGGGTTTGTCTGTTTGAAGGGTGTGATGGGTATGGCAATGGCGAGCAACAACGCGATTTTGTCTATGTTGGTGATGTGGCGGATGTTTGCGCATGGTTCTTAGAAAATCAAGATAAATCAGGTATTTTCAATGTAGGGACAGGACGGAGTCAAAGTTTTAACGCTGTTGCTCAAGCTGTTTTAGCATGGCATGGACGCGGGCAACTTGAATACATTCCTTTCCCTCAACATTTACGCGGGCGTTATCAAAGCTTTACACAAGCAGATATCAGTCTGTTACGTAACGCAGGCTATAACCATCCATTTAAAACGGTAGAAGAAGGCATGCGTTTATATTTAGATTGGCTTAACCGACAATAAATAACGGGTAATGTCTGTTTGATGAAACAAATTTTTCTAAATTAATCAGGCAGACATAAAACATTAATCCTCTTTAAAGGGGTTAACTGCCTGCATTCTTAGCAGGTAATTTATCAACGGACTGTATTATCGCAGGCGTATTGCTTGGGGGAATTTGCTCTTCATACCAACTGATAATTGCGAAGAATATCAGTAAGGTAATAACAGGTATTAGTAATTTTCCAACGTTCATAATAAAAGATTTCCTCTACACGGCGTTATCCCATTCCCTACCAGTTCAAAATATTGTTTTCAGGACATATTGTTAGTCTGATTCTGTAGGTCTTGGTTTTTTCATACAGAGGAAACAACGGATTGTTAGTTTCATATTGGTACAGTGAGCATTAAGTATGCCATGTTACTTTTTTCATACCCAACGAGTCCCTAAAACTCAATATGTTAAGTGTAAAACTTCAAGTCAATTATCGGGTTTTACCTTAATAGAATTACTGGTGTCTTTGGTCATTATTGGCGTGATTTTAAGCGTAGCGAGTTTGACCTTTAACCGAGGCGGTTTAGAGGACGAATTGCAAACAGAGGCAGAAAGGTTGGTAGCATTATTGACCTTAACCAGTCAAGAAGCGGTATTGCAATCCGCAGAGCAGGGCTTATATGTGGATGACGAAGGATATCGTTTTTATCAATTAGATGAGCAAAATCAATGGCAAATATTAGTCCAAGATGATTTATTACGCCCCCGCCGTTTTGCCTCTGCCTTAGAGGTTGAATTACAAATCGACGGCGAAACAATAAAATACGATGAAAAACTAACAGACCCGCAAATTATCATCTTTAGCAGTGGTGAAATAACGCCCTTTACCTTACAACTGCGTAGCCCATTAAATTCGCGTTTAACGTATCGTATTCAAGGGGATAACTTTGCACATTTCATCATCAGTCATGAAACTTGGTAATTCATTTCACCATCAACAGCGAGGATTCACCTTATTAGAGGTCATCGTCGCGCTGGCAATTGTTGCAATTGCATTGGCTGCTATTATTAAAGTTTCTGGCGATAATGCCAGTCATGCTAGCTATTTACGTGACCAAACCCTTGCCCATTGGGTAGCAATGAATGTG is part of the Beggiatoa alba B18LD genome and encodes:
- the galU gene encoding UTP--glucose-1-phosphate uridylyltransferase GalU — encoded protein: MSKLKKTVRKAVFPVAGLGTRFLPATKASPKEMLPIVDKPLIQYAAEEAVAAGIEQLIFVTSGSKRAIEDHFDKNSELEDQLEHLGKYDLLALTKNVVPSGVSCIYVRQPEALGLGHAVLCAKPVVGDEPFAVILADDLIDGKEIPCLSQMVDIYEKQQCSVIAVEEVARSETNKYGIISPEALYEGLSRIVSIVEKPSPEKAPSNLAVVGRYILNPRIFHHLENTKRGAGGEIQLTDGIAALLNEEKALAYQFQGTRYDCGSKLGYLMATVEYALKHPNLHEAFRTYLTNIARTHLG
- a CDS encoding type II secretion system protein — encoded protein: MLPKQKYIQITRCNHSGFTLLELAIVLFIVALLTGGVLVPLGQRMNQQYLQNTQAVLEEAKEGLLGYAVLNGHFPCPANDENGIADASLCSASETQEGFIPWSDLGVGRYDGWGNTLRYRVDKVFTTDETTIVSQNFIGSSNLTIYNVVNNKIAGDNNTIVAVVFSVGKNGIADKTNVVGGTNAHYTQDEQNPEAGFDDRLIWISNNVLASRWVMSGRATVTP
- a CDS encoding response regulator, whose translation is MSTTIDEWTREDLLAEVQRLRDSIADLLMQKVDLEILLETTTEHADAIENELLAAREVAEEATRAKSEFLANMSHEIRTPLNAVIGMAAILQDTPLSAEQLDYLSTIRTSGETLLTLINDILDFSKIEAGRLELEYRSLDLRLCVENTLGLVTSVAVAKNLNLVYEMSDDVHPVVIGDVTRIRQILLNMVSNAVKFTEKGEVKVIVDKTPPSFPPYFPHTTIVSKITDESLSPPETIHFAIKDSGIGIPESRLHRLFQPFTQIDSSTTRKHGGTGLGLTISKSLSLLMGGNVWVESQENVGSTFHFTLQVQPARENPYPYLTTTQPALMGKTLVICSQYPSNCSVIRKQAHAWGMETIEITESKQFNELLKNKTEWHAVVLDVHLPNEDEISRLLKLSHIYQRSAFPIIVLATAYLPSKEGQSYSTLTKPLKPARLYSLLLQALLPKEDNTVITIHQSTKTVPIPQVVQSFSHLRTLLAEDNITNQKVATLMLKKLGCEVDIANNGIEVLTYLKKQHYDVVFMDVQMPEMDGLTATKHIVSTFSEAERPWIIAMTANAMQGDREMCIAVGMNDYISKPIRKETLEAVLQNVPKRK
- a CDS encoding response regulator, which produces MNDSTAKNATALRILLVEDNPTNQKVALLLLKKLGYDADVVNNGLEALETLRHHFYNVVLMDIQMPEMDGLTATRHIRMEFSPPHSPWIIAMTANAMKGDKEACLNAGMDDYIAKPVRKELLVQALELAIQRCPRSE
- the gspH gene encoding type II secretion system minor pseudopilin GspH, producing the protein MPCYFFHTQRVPKTQYVKCKTSSQLSGFTLIELLVSLVIIGVILSVASLTFNRGGLEDELQTEAERLVALLTLTSQEAVLQSAEQGLYVDDEGYRFYQLDEQNQWQILVQDDLLRPRRFASALEVELQIDGETIKYDEKLTDPQIIIFSSGEITPFTLQLRSPLNSRLTYRIQGDNFAHFIISHETW
- the hldE gene encoding bifunctional D-glycero-beta-D-manno-heptose-7-phosphate kinase/D-glycero-beta-D-manno-heptose 1-phosphate adenylyltransferase HldE gives rise to the protein MIVPIPDFSRARVLVVGDVMLDRYWHGSTSRISPEAPVPVVHVKQVTEQAGGAGNVALNISALGAEATLIGMTGDDVAADTVAQLLQQAKVICHLHRLAHVPTITKLRVLSRHQQLIRLDFEEPFETASAVLPQQVQTDLARIDVLVLSDYGKGVLTDPQILIQLARQAGKAVLVDPKGNDFDKYRNATLITPNLSEFETIVGHCRDEQTLVERGENLRADLGLEALLITRSEKGMTLLQAHEPALHLPAQARDVYDVTGAGDTVIGVLSAGLAAGLALTQATALANHAAGLVVSKLGAATVSVAELENALHLTHGHAIQDLQGLEKIVKIARAQGERIVMTNGCFDILHAGHVQYLAQARQLGDRLIVAVNDDASVKRLKGASRPINSLEKRLAVLSALKCVDWVIPFSEDTPETLICQLLPDVLVKGGDYTVAQIAGSRCVLEQGGEVKILSFLEGCSTTATLQALQQ
- the rfaD gene encoding ADP-glyceromanno-heptose 6-epimerase, which gives rise to MIIVTGGAGFIGSNLINTLNQRGYQEILVVDNLKNGEKFKNLVDCQVSDFCDKKSFLERVQNNVHLGNHIEAVFHLGACSSTTEWDGEYMMQNNFTYSKTLLHFCLAQQIPFIYASSASVYGGGTVFKEEPSYESPLNVYGYSKFLFDHYVRARIKNSPSQIVGLRFFNVYGPKEQHKASMASVAYHLNNQLLSTGRVCLFEGCDGYGNGEQQRDFVYVGDVADVCAWFLENQDKSGIFNVGTGRSQSFNAVAQAVLAWHGRGQLEYIPFPQHLRGRYQSFTQADISLLRNAGYNHPFKTVEEGMRLYLDWLNRQ
- a CDS encoding alpha/beta hydrolase; amino-acid sequence: MMPHNYPYCFFYLLCIICYPAITFSQTTMNPRDIIIEPAEKATASVIWLHGLGASSQDFEPVIPYLPKSLLKHARFIFPQAPNREITINMGMVMPAWYDIIAMDLTFNQDEEGVRDSERLLQTYIAEQIKQGIAVERIVIAGFSQGGAIALHTGLRYPQKLAGIMALSTYIPLAHTLEEERQASNNTTSIFYGHGQFDGVITIKQAESSYNQLKNLNYKVEWHTYNMEHSLCMEEITDIGQWLLQRLP
- a CDS encoding slr1659 superfamily regulator, with product MDIKTGDYSVEYDSANSTITCQGSFRLSGMEEYAPVVQLLDAVAEQNPPSITLNLRHLEFLNSSGINVLSKFMIKMRQKPEIQVILLGSKKIPWQGKSLKNLQRLMPSLLMEWE
- a CDS encoding type II secretion system protein: MINRILTLHTLKQKIRGFTLLELAIFVLALALLLSSILMPLAMQVEQQYRNETRTQLEQIQLALIGYVLLNGYFPCSDSDYPPDGVENRQVSGNCVALEGYLPYAQLGTVDKDAWGRPFRFRTRNPYVQTTGMNWGSASDIVIRTVSGQQVTNTTDTDVLALIFSCGRNGRPDPTSTIVLPQSNDSDGITNSDSVCRNGGSNNDYVADAMTETFDDIVVWISKNTLAYHVTQAKIYTNN
- a CDS encoding DUF6272 family protein, whose amino-acid sequence is MRQIFGNFIENQSSEEYLILGFSPSSIPLKQRWRNNGLSADFLADYLTTFFPISDEDPTTLERQTDIRGAVGYIANELLENAMKFNNDSTNHPISIKLQLHSERILFYVTNSIHPEAQEAFQRYIQEMLTTDPQELYISRLEKNAESDTDASGLGLLTMMNDYGATLGWKFETTDDKPKIVTVTTMAELVV